The DNA segment ctttaattaaaaatattttttgtacttttaactaactttttttaacttgaaactaacttatttactatttttctaaaataatcatTCTTTTTTTCACTGGTTTAGTGTCCGGGACTTGCACatatattaaattcattttttataatttatatgagtaattttttatattattttgagttttaatatattattaattacttagtttaaatttttataaatatatattagtagatgtgtcaataaatatttatatatatatatatatatatatatatatatatatatatatatatatatatatattccaaaaattattattattaagtgtATTGTCTTAGATAGGATCAAATCTCTTTTTATCTTAATAATAtcttacatgtttttttttaaatgatttagttatttttttataactattttattgGTAACATGTATTGACTTTGTTAATAACTTTATCAAAAGCAATATGTTTGGCAAatataacattataaatattttatgcaatcttatgtaaatgtaaaagaaaaagacaaaatgaaaggagaaaaattaaaaagtcaaGCATCTCACGTGTATAATATATCTCATGTAttgtataataataaatgacAATATAAAACCAACACcttctaatttgttttttttttataatgaaatccGCTAGAAGCACGTCATCTGAACTCATCCGTGATACTTGATAACGTTTTTGCTCCACATAATTGAAGTACTCTATCTTCACATTAACCttgaacaaaaaaatttctCCCTTCAAAGAATCTATTTCCAAAGGATACAATTCATCAGCTTCACCCTgtaaattagattaaaatagtAAGTTAGTATGactaaatatttcttttgtaatataaaataacatagaaCATTTACTCTTGCAAGATATTTTTCTTGAAAGTCTTGAGCACTAATTTGAAGAAAATTTGCTGCTTGTCCATCAAATAAAGTGAAGCTAGCTGAATCTGTACTGTCAAACAGCCTTAGTTGGATGTTATGcctaaaaatttaatatgatattatatattattagctGTGTGAAAAAACAGTTCAGATTGAAACAAATTATAACTAATGTAAAtcgaattagtttttttttcaaactaataaaaaaaagaaatacactattttataaaactaatttgattaatcaaattgtttttacaaaactAGTTCATtaaccaaattaatttttatttaaatattttattttaaaaaaataattcaaaaatcaatttaatattaattcgACTCTTGGAATcagtttaaaacaaattaaaaattagtttaatttaaaattattttttttaaaacaaactcaatcttgaattaatttttatatcaatttaactatttaaatataaaatcaaattgattaaaacagttcgaaaataattcaatttaatttttttaccgaACTAGTTTTTATACAcccaatatatattattagtatttcGAAAAATTAGTGAGTTACGTTAACACAAAAGATTTGTGTTCTTTGTCATATCTTctagaataaaatttatcacCCTTCTCTTTCACTCCCACCAAGCAATTCTTTACTTGATAGACACGATAAGGCCATCTTGATATGCAATCTACGTCCTTCACAAATCCATATGTAACAACATATTCCACAAGTTAATTAAACTAAATacgaaaattaatttgtaacaaCAAAAAGACTCATGCATCATTGTCTAATTCCACCATATGCATGTTCTTACTATATAATTGATAGTTTATATCTTTAAATTTGGAAATAATAACTATGGTAATtgatcaattatatatttttgactaatcaattaaaaagattgattaatttttataaaaaaaaacttgattgatcaatcaattatattttttgaataatcaattaaaaaggtaaattttagatttatattaataatttttttttacagaatttaTATTGATagtcaatatatttaaaagtggaaatgataataatttatatatttgacaatgaaaataattataatggtaatcaatcaattaaatatattttatccaaaactattgttttaaaatgtaagaaccaaaatgaaatttcattaaatatgaaagaatctaaaatatatttgatccaaaataaatatctaactacaaataaagagaaaatcgTATATACgtgaattaataatataaaaacaaaattaaattaatttataattgagaaaaataattaaatttatcttctgtatattgataatttttttaaaaataatttaacaatgcaatgaataatattaaagaaaaagatttttGGGATTGTCACTTGATATAACAAAACAGCGAGACACACTCGCAAAGTCGTTGCTATGTTTGTCTCTGTCTCTCGCTATTCAAAACAAACCCAACAATGAACCCTTCCACAGAATCAGACAACGCCATTATCATCGACATTGATTCCTCTGTCAAAACACCATCGTTTGTCGAAAACCACCCTAACGAAGAAAAACACCAACTCAATGTTCCCTTCCTCCTCCGTCCATCTTATGCGACACACGAACTGCGAAACCTTCGCAGGAGCCTCCAATGGTGTGCTCTCGACCACTCTTCCCTCGTTGGACAGCTCATTTCCTATGTCGTCTTCATATTCCTCACCATCGCTGTCCCTCTCTTCACTTCTCTCTTCGTTCATGTCCCCTCTTCATCTTCTCAACTCGACCCTTTCAACTTCAACAAGCTCCTTCAATTACCGCAATCAGCCCTCGCCGTTATCGCATTCTTCACTCTCTCCCGTTTCTTtccaaggtaaataaaatatcacatAATGTAGAAACAAATGTGTAGGGACAGAGGGACTTCAGCATATATTGACACCTCACTTTCATTCAAATATGTTCATTACTTACTATTAAACACACAAAGTTATTTCAACTTAATCAGTAGTCTCGAATACAAGTCTCAAGTATGTGGTTGGTTTAGGTAAGTAGTTAGTTATCTTAAATActctaagaaaaaaattgtataattggCGTACATGACTCGATCATGATTGGCTTCTAAAGAGGATGTTTGTGGTGTAATAAAAAACACACACCATCTCATATTTACATTgtgtttatcatttaattagaaGTTAATTCCACCTTATAATTCCATTCTAAGCGAATAGAAGGTATAAAATGAGTATTTCAAGTTCACCCGTAATAGATTATTTGAAgcatttctttgaaaaaattgttgTTGTAACGGAATCTTGAATGTACGCATGAGTTTGCAGGCATGGCCTTAGGCAGCTTCTATTCCTAGATGTGTTACAAGATGACTCAACGTATGTTCGACGTGGGTACACGCGCGAGCTTCAGAAAGCGTTCAGATACTTAGCGTGCATGATATTACCTTCCTTTTTCGTAGAACTTGTTCACAAAATTATCTTCTTTTCTAGCGTCGAAATTTCTATCCCATGTGGGACCTCTCTGAACTGGGTTGTGTTTGTTTTAGTGTTGGTTTCCTGGGTTTACAGAACGGGGTTGTTCTTGTTGGCGTGTGTGCTCTTTAGGCTTACCTGTGAGCTTCAGATACTGAGGTTTGAAGGGCTTCGCAAGCTTTTTGAAGGGTGTGGGTCTGATGCAAACATGATATTTAGAGAGCACGTGAGAATTAGGAGGCAATTGTGGATCACGAGTCATAGGTACAGGTTCTTTATAATTACTTGTTTGGTGACAATCACGATTAGCCAGTTGGGTTCTCTCTTGCTGGTTTTGGAATCCAAATCTGCCACCACCTTCTTCAATTCTGGTGACCTTGTGGTAAAGTTATTGCTTCActtcaataaatattattgcTCTCTGAATTCTTACTTGATCaatcacaaaaaattattaggtaTGCTTAGACCACTACATGTTCATGATCACAACTAGTCTTTATCTGTGACATGTATccaagaattttaatttattatgtagaAATTAATCGGGACCATAACAGGTCTAGACTAGATCACCTAATAATCTCTAGTCACAGACAGTGCTTAAAATTAAGAttgttgattatttttgttatgcAGATTTGTTCGGCTGTGCAGTTATGTGGGTTCTTCTTGTGCCTTATGGGTGCGGCAAGAATCACACATAGAGCACAAGGGATAGTGTCAATTGCCACAAAGTGGCACATGGTGGTGACCAATGCATCTGCTGAATCTGAACACTGGAAAACCCAGATGCCAGAGGGGCTACCCAGTCCTACTGCCAGTGATTCAGATTCTTCGGACATATACATATCAGTAACCACACAAGGACCTTCTTTCCAAACTAGGCAAGCATTAGGTGAGCATTATCTCTAATTTAAGACACAATTAAAGTCTATTTATAGTATAACACGAAATGTTACTTcctctaaaaagaaaaaagtaatgtTACTACTTATTATTAGTTGGGTCCCTTAACCAAAATAGACTGATTTAGCGAGAGAGGAATTAGTtaggtataaaataaataagaagtacCATCTACTTTACGgttccacacacacacaaaaagatGTTTTTAGTTACTAGGATATCAAATACAAAGGGTACTTGGTCACCAACGTAACACACTCTTTCCAATTCAATATCTGGTGTTAGACTGTTAGATGAAGTTTACGTGGGTTTcactaaataataaaattaaactcattataCAACAGATGAAACTCGGATCACTTACTAACTCATAAATTTTATCTGATAGAAAAGAGTGTATTCTAAACATAGTGTGTTACAAAGTTTCTTGTTAATAGTTTTCAAAACGTATATCCATGGTTTTGGTTAGGAAACTATAGATTTGATTTCTGCTCACGAACTGAAATGATGTGAAGATctgaatttttatcttttgattaTTGCAGTGACGTATTTACAGCACAACTATGGAGGAATAACACTATTTGGGTTTGTGGTTGATCGAGGTTTACTTCATACTCTCTTTGCCTTTGAGTTCTCTATGGTGCTTTGGATTTTGAGTATGGTGGCTGTCTAGTCTTAAGTCTTAACCAAATGAAGGGTAGAAAATGCTTTGCGTGAACAGAATGTGTATATATAACTATATGTAGATCATTTTTTTTGCTGCATATAACTGTATATCATCGTAGCttgtgtttatttcttttaattattatattcacTCGTGTATGTAGTCATGTAGAATTAGAATTCGTTATTTTGGAAGGAGATTAACTTTTTTTGGTGTACTctccaaaatatattttattttaaaaattcatcatGTATATTttgcaatatttttattttattgttaaattttattttaaaattgatttgcataatttataatattaaacaaatttctcttaaataaattttaattaatcatatttgttTGCTTGTGCTTAATTTGGTATGAAAGATTCAAATAAAAGATGGGTCCATGGATTCACATTACaggaaaaatcataaaaagtataaataaaagaggtgtgaaatgAACAATAATGCCAAAGAGAGTCGTTAAGAAAAATTGAGACAAATATGATATGAGTGTGACCCTCTTTACATCGGATTTGTTCCACGTATAAGTGCATGTCAGtggccttttccttttgagCTGGTTTTGGGCATATAATAGATTATGTGTCATCAAATTAAAATGTGATGGGTGAGCTTTGCATATAATTGATTATgctgtctttaaaaaaaaaaatcttaacttGAAAAACAAAGCGGACAATTTTTTTGAGAAAGGGTGAAATGTTTACATGTTATTTAGAACAAGTTCAAatcaagtaaattttttatttgcaatCTTTGTCTCTCTTTGCACTCTTCttcctatttcttttttcttttctttatttgcattgtttataatttaaatataagcaATTATCTTCAAGAATTAATCAACTCTCTTGAAAATTATTGGCTTAATTGCAAAAAAATCTccctatttttttcatttcattaaatcggtcatcttattttttaatttattattagagtttttttattttttaaaatttactatttGAGTTTTCATAGGAAAATTGTTTAGATTGGGTTCGTGTTACTAATTTTGAGAATTAGAGATTTTTGATAATATGAAGGTTGGGAATTTTGGGTGAATGAAGTTTATATTTTGGGgttgaataattatttatgagATAATTGTTAGTTATCTAATTGTTGATGAGGATAAATTGaacataaagtaaataattaatcattttagttaccaatgatatttattaaacacataaatattttttaaacaattaattatatgcCCAAGTGAGGATAAGCTAGTCGTCAACCTTTAATTTTTTCTGTACGAACTCGGAtagtaaattttgaaaaaataagaaaattgattttatgaaataaaaaagaggagACTTTTGCGATTAAGCCAAAACTATTTTACTAAGGATTCCcttacaatattttaaaaactataacacaatattaataattttgctTTGTGTTTATTGTTAGCCGCTGCCGCTCTGCTCCAGAGCATGACGCACCTCGTTTTGGCAAAACTAGATGCAAGTTATAATTCATTTGATCTAAGTTAGTGAGCATGACACaatattaattcattttcaagactttaaaataaatcacaGACAAGATTCCCATCATCCCAAATCTCCATGTCCAAACAAGTTAGTGCAATCACCTCTTCCCATTCCATGCTCttcacatttttttccttttattttttattttctaataacataaattatataatatttttaaggaaTTAGGGACCATCAAGTTACTAAAATAGTAACTCTAAAAGAGGGCGGCTTCTACCATGAACCagtgaaaaatgtcattttttttagttaaaagtcATTTTTAACCTTAACTTTACTTTCACTGTAACTTATCTTTCCATCCTTTGGTGCCCTCCCCCGCCGCTCGTCGGCCACCATCGATCATACGATAATGAAACTGCATAACCACTTGCTACGATAATGGAGAAGCTACATGGACCAAGATCCTTCAAAGTTAAGATATTGGAAGGCGACAACACAAATCACGGAGCATGCTTTATTTTCTCATTGCACCGTTTACTTCAATATTAAGTCCATGTTCAAATCCATTGTCCATCAACAAatctgagtttttttttcaaatctgaAATTGGTGAAAAACTGTGCTTTGATTTTGGATTTGTAACTTGAACGGCGGTGGTTGATGGAGTTGAGGCAAATttcaccttcttcttcttttgtggTCTTCTTTGAGTTCGTCGGCGGTGCAGAAAGAACACATGTGTCGTCGGTGTTGCGAGAGCATGTGTGCCGATGGTTGCACGGACCACCGTGAGAGGCTGCGCGGTGAGGACAGGTTTGCCGTTGTGGGAGAAAAACTTGTGTAATATCCCCATTTTCCGATGGATATTTTCTAGATTATGGGATGGgatgaaaggaagaagaaagggatTAAGTtgtcattttacttttttattttaattgtaaaataattatttgccTTTAATCTCAGCCATTaaagtattataaaaaataaattcataggCTAATATTAGTAATGCACGCATGAATCATTTGAAATGCTGGTCCATGGTAGATGTCACCCTAAAAgagttatttttcattttccatcttttattttcttttattctaacCTTCCTAATCAATAAATCGCATTTGATTGTTAAgttagaagaaaatgaaggatAAATGTGAGAAATAATCTTGTTATAGGAGCAATttgatacaaaaaatatttttaaaataatataacataataataataattatgtgtgtttacttaatatattttaaaatttttaaaaagttaaatcaaaccaaaataaatcataaaaattggGGTTGACTTGATTCaaatttgatattatatttagattgaaaCTAACCAATCagcttctttattttatttgtttggtttgaattttttctcctaaaaaattgaatcaaatcaTACTACGAAAACTTCCAATTTACCCTAGTGGCAAACAAAAActagagaaaataatgatttgttgtttctcattttattcttaaaaaaaatacaccactaactatttgttttttattcattttgattCTTAACATCATTTGACACaaataataatgatttattttttatgtgctCACAGTTATTAACGAAACATAGTCATCAGTAGGAAAAAAAACTCTAATACTACTTTAAAAACAATGAATGAATTAGTACGAATTGATattaaatgaaccaaaaataatttatttttctttctttcaatagTTTGGAACATTTTAGaaagtgaaagaaatgaaaaataaataaaatttgtgaaaCTTTTTCGGAAGTGAAagaatgggaaaaaaaattgtgagcaTACTGCCAATTTCAATCCATTGGTTtcagagaaaaacaaaaggaaagactgaattatataataaaagttaaattattcataCAATATTACAAAtagaaaagtgatttttttaattttgtttttatcaaaacaatatatatattcatctcacttttaaatatattttataatccaAAGAATTAATGCAAATAAGATCTTCTTGTTTTTCACATTTTTCCCATgagtgaaaataatttatttaataaaaaaatctgtgtttaatttttattatattagatAAATAAGAGTTACATGCCACGATATTACAAGCAGAATTAGCATTCAATGGTTGAGAGAGATCCTCCTCTCTCtaacttggaaaaaaaaatatattctaccttatattcaaaatattattaaagaattgataaatattttttcttttaaaaatcacattaaaatatattttagatgtattggtaatatttttttaataatttttatttaaaaatgttagaaacacattatatatatactttcttttttcttttatcagtaaaaatttattcaaattcaaaaaattgtgTCGCATCCCATTGAATGAATCTCTCTATTAATTTTGTACTACTAATTTTGTctattatttgacaaattagtaataattttacaaattaatctAACTATCATTCacttatttatagttttttattgttgataattgatattataagaaatataaatttaaaaaatattatattaaaaaatttaaataatacttattgtaagatttttttatacaacaCATTATTATAGAACAGAAAGTTATATGTTGGTCTTGGGTTGATATATAATGCGATTTGTCGGACATACCAGATCATATAAGAtttttctgt comes from the Glycine soja cultivar W05 chromosome 6, ASM419377v2, whole genome shotgun sequence genome and includes:
- the LOC114415081 gene encoding uncharacterized protein LOC114415081, encoding MNPSTESDNAIIIDIDSSVKTPSFVENHPNEEKHQLNVPFLLRPSYATHELRNLRRSLQWCALDHSSLVGQLISYVVFIFLTIAVPLFTSLFVHVPSSSSQLDPFNFNKLLQLPQSALAVIAFFTLSRFFPRHGLRQLLFLDVLQDDSTYVRRGYTRELQKAFRYLACMILPSFFVELVHKIIFFSSVEISIPCGTSLNWVVFVLVLVSWVYRTGLFLLACVLFRLTCELQILRFEGLRKLFEGCGSDANMIFREHVRIRRQLWITSHRYRFFIITCLVTITISQLGSLLLVLESKSATTFFNSGDLVICSAVQLCGFFLCLMGAARITHRAQGIVSIATKWHMVVTNASAESEHWKTQMPEGLPSPTASDSDSSDIYISVTTQGPSFQTRQALVTYLQHNYGGITLFGFVVDRGLLHTLFAFEFSMVLWILSMVAV